A genomic stretch from Mastacembelus armatus chromosome 12, fMasArm1.2, whole genome shotgun sequence includes:
- the kyat1 gene encoding kynurenine--oxoglutarate transaminase 1 encodes MSRRLHARRIDGVDKNVWVEFTQLAAEYRPVNLGQGFPDFSPPQFVQEAFCKAVSGGPSMHQYTRAFGHPPLVKSLAKFFSGIVGHEIDALKDILVTVGAYEALFCAFQALVDEGDEVIIIEPFFDCYQPMAMMAGGKAVYVPLRPRGKGSAVPSSGDWVLSAEELASKITPCTKAIVINSPNNPLGKVYKTEELQMIADLCIKHDLLCISDEVYEWLTYDGAKHVKIASLPGMWERTITVGSAGKTFSATGWKVGWAIGSGHIIKHLQTIHQNSVYHCATAAQEAVAHSFEREYKLFGTPESYFQQLPAMLHNKRNKLASCLESVGLQPIIPEGGYFMTVDISSVKVDLNDQSTKDEPYDFRFVKWLIKEKGLATIPVSAFYSPEHSKEFDKYIRFCFVKEDSTLDAAEDVLRKWCQ; translated from the exons ATGTCGAGACGCCTTCATGCACGCAGAATAGATGGTGTGGATAAAAACGTTTG GGTTGAATTCACACAGCTGGCAGCAGAGTACAGACCAGTGAACCTTGGGCAGGGATTTCCTGACTTCTCCCCTCCCCAGTTTGTGCAGGAGGCTTTCTGTAAAGCAGTGAGTGGAGGACCCTCAATGCACCAGTATACCCGTGCTTTT GGTCACCCTCCGCTTGTTAAAAGTCTGGCTAAATTCTTCAGTGGGATCGTGGGACATGAAATTGATGCTCTTAAAGATATCCTTGTCACAGTTGGAGCTTATGAGGCTCTCTTCTGTGCATTTCAGGCATTGGTTGATGAAGGTGACGAG GTCATAATTATCGAGCCATTTTTTGACTGCTACCAGCCGATGGCGATGATGGCTGGAGGAAAGGCTGTATATGTACCTCTGAGGCCA aGAGGTAAAGGCAGCGCTGTCCCGTCAAGTGGAGACTGGGTTCTTTCTGCGGAGGAGCTGGCCAGTAAAATCACTCCATGTACAAAAGCTATTGTTATCAACAGTCCCAACAACCCACTTGGCAAG GTTTACAAGACTGAAGAGCTCCAGATGATTGCAGATCTGTGCATCAAACATGATTTGCTGTGCATCAGTGACGAGGTTTACGAGTGGCTTACTTACGATGGAGCTAAGCATGTAAAGATAG CCAGCCTCCCTGGCATGTGGGAAAGAACCATCACTGTCGGCAGTGCTGGGAAGACCTTCAGTGCTACTGGATGGAAG GTTGGCTGGGCCATAGGTTCTGGCCACATCATCAAACACTTGCAAACCATCCATCAGAACTCTGTGTACCACTGTGCTACAGCTGCTCAG GAGGCGGTGGCTCACAGCTTTGAGAGAGAATACAAGTTATTTGGGACTCCGGAGAGCTACTTCCAGCAGCTCCCTGCTATGCTGCACAACAAGAGGAACAAACTGGCCTCGTGTCTGGAGAGTGTGGGTTTGCAGCCCATCATACCAGAGGGAGGCTATTTCATGACTGTAGACATCTCTTCTGTCA aGGTGGACCTCAATGATCAGAGCACTAAGGATGAACCCTATGATTTCAGATTTGTTAAATGGCTAATAAAAGAGAAG GGTTTAGCAACAATCCCTGTCTCTGCATTCTACAGTCCAGAACACAGCAAGGAGTTTGACAAGTACATCCGATTCTGTTTTGTGAAG GAGGACTCCACACTGGATGCAGCAGAGGACGTTTTGAGAAAGTGGTGCCAGTGA
- the surf6 gene encoding surfeit locus protein 6 has protein sequence MDLASKDSYIQKLASKVFSQRDQEPKKRPFAHFKGKSDTGPPKKKKCKKKHYKEKSTDEKKVTPKGQQKPSPPAAAQTGPAAAKAESENGVTAQTHKGRNVESSFSTVDVLRKRLHEKIEESRGQGVPKDASSEAVQAKRAKRKLERERKKRKRKEFQMKKLAEKSEKEQPVEVKQEEQQAPVANRRNETAFVYNTVETVEEGYVDKMLKKKKQKQSIKGKLTPLTGKNYKQLLSRVEARKAKVEQLREKDEGKAREMEEKMKWTNVLYKAEGVKIKDDEDMLRTSLKKKERRRTQRKKIWNKRSEGVIEKMQQRQDKRRKNLQKRKQVKTEKKKDRARKKGRVLPEDLKKAAV, from the exons ATGGATCTCGCCTCTAAAGACTCGTACATTCAGAAACTCGCAAGTAAAGTTTTTTCTCAACGAGACCAGGAGCCGAAGAAGAGACCGTTCG CTCATTTCAAAGGTAAAAGTGACACTGGTCCCCCGAAGaagaaaaagtgtaaaaagaaacattacaaagaaaaaagcacTGATGAGAAGAAAGTGACTCCTAAAGGCCAACAGAAGCCTTCACcccctgcagcagcacagacaggcCCAGCTGCTGCCAAAGCTGAGAGCGAGAATGGagtcacagcacagacacataaaG GACGAAATGTTGAATCCAGCTTCTCCACAGTGGATGTTCTACGCAAGAGGCTGCATGAGAAGATCGAAGAGTCCAGAGGACAG GGAGTCCCAAAGGATGCATCTTCAGAGGCCGTCCAGGCAAAGCGAGCCAAACGAAAGCTGGAACGGGAGCgtaagaagaggaagaggaaagagtTTCAGATGAAGAAACTGGCAGAAAAAAGCGAGAAAGAGCAGCCGGTAGAGGTAAAACAGGAAGAACAGCAGGCTCCTGTTgcaaacagaagaaatgaaacTGCGTTTGTCTACAACACGGTGGAGACTGTAGAAGAGGGTTATGTtgacaaaatgctgaaaaagaagaaacagaaacagagcatCAAGGGAAAATTAACACCCCTGACAGGGAAGAACTATAAGCAGCTGCTCAGTCGTGTGGAAGCACGTAAAGCAAAGGTGGAGCAGCTGAGGGAGAAAGATGAGGGGAAGGCCAGAGAAATGGAGGAGAAGATGAAGTGGACTAACGTTCTTTATAAAGCAGAGGGCGTCAAAATCAAAGACGACGAGGACATGCTGCGCACCTCgctgaagaagaaggagaggcGGCGCACTCAGAGGAAGAAGATATGGAACAAGCGGAGCGAGGGCGTCATAGAGAAGATGCAGCAACGGCAGGATAAGAGACGGAAGAACCTCCAGAAACGCAAGCAagtgaaaacagagaagaagaaagacaggGCACGAAAAAAAGGCAGAGTGTTGCCTGAGGACttaaaaaaagctgcagtttaG
- the surf1 gene encoding surfeit locus protein 1 produces the protein MFLFRMASLKSVLAVSTRMLSTLKKQTNVIYTKRTLFLPRPPLFSRANGKFIHFQRQSSSTAEKAEKGEETFLKWFLLLIPATTFGLGTWQVKRRQWKLQLIDDLTRLTNAEPIPLPSDPLALNSLEYRRVRVRGRFDHSQELYVMPRSPVDPEKEAREAGRLSSSGETGANVITPFHCTDLGITILVNRGYVPRQKIRPETRMKGQVEGEVEVVGVVRLTETRKPFVPNNDVQRNWWHYRDLEAMSRITGAEPIFIDAGFESTIPGGPIGGQTRVTLRNEHMQYIITWYGLCAATSYMWYAKFMKI, from the exons atgtttttgttcagaATGGCCTCTCTGAAATCAGTGCTGGCTGTCTCCACCAGGATGCTGTCGACACTCAAAAAACAG ACTAATGTCATTTACACgaagaggactttgtttctgcCCAGACCGCCTCTCTTCAGTCGTGCAAACG GAAAGTTCATTCACTTCCAGCGACAGTCCAGCTCCAcagcagagaaagcagagaaaggagaagagacTTTTCTCAAATGGTTCCTGCTGCTCATCCCAGCCACCACCTTTGGCCTTGGTACATGGCAG gtgAAACGGCGTCAGTGGAAACTGCAGCTGATTGATGATCTGACAAGACTCACCAATGCAGAGCCCATTCCTCTCCCGTCTGA TCCTCTTGCTCTGAATAGCCTGGAGTACAGGAGGGTTAGAGTGCGTGGGCGGTTCGACCACTCACAGGAGCTGTATGTTATGCCCCGCTCACCAGTAGACCCAGAGAAAGAGGCCAGAGAGGCAGGAAGGCTGTCTTCAAGTGGCGAGACTGGCGCTAATGTCATCACCCCATTCCACTGTACTGACCTCGG CATCACAATCCTGGTGAACAGAGGATACGTCCCCAGACAGAAGATAAGACCAGAAACAAGAATGAAAGGACAG GTGGAAGGGGAGGTGGAAGTGGTTGGTGTAGTCAGGCTGACAGAGACTCGCAAACCCTTTGTACCGAACAATGATGTGCAGAGAAATTGGTGGCATTACCGTGATCTGGAGGCCATGTCCCGCATCACTGGAGCTGAGCCCATTTTCATTGACGCTGGCTTTG AGAGCACTATTCCTGGTGGACCAATAGGCGGACAGACCAGAGTCACACTGAGAAATGAACACATGCAGTACATAATTACATG GTATGGGTTGTGTGCTGCTACCTCCTACATGTGGTATGCTAAATTCATGAAGATTTAA